One genomic window of Caballeronia sp. SBC1 includes the following:
- a CDS encoding RND family transporter, whose amino-acid sequence MNASPRPSLSPARPTRLSRFVERSADAIMRYRRILLVLCLALTVALGCSATRLRLDPGFNKMIPMQHPYMQVFNRYASAFPGANTILVSLRWKGHGDIYNQAFMDDLRHATDDVFFIPGVNRSRVFSLFTPNVRYTEVTEAGFRGDVVVPGQFSSANPDDLAKVRRNVARSGQIGRLVGNDLHSALIRAELRETDPATGKHLDYGAVARQLEQIRARYSNQEVEVDIIGFSKLVGDVEAGISGVVGFFALAFLITAALLFAYTRSAKTTALALFVALLPVVWLLGALPIIGLGIDPLSILVPFLIFSIGVSHAVQMTNAWKQALVTGMSSTDAARDAFRNLFVPGTVALLTNALGFMVIMRIQIEIVRELGVTACLGVLLMIVTNKVFLPILLSYTRLEAGTLARAQRQAAVGGSRVWTRIATFARPAPALGVFAITLVLLAFGAKASRNLQIGDIGSGAPELRSTSRYNLDNARITSQYNIGVDALAVIVETTGFDDACLHYPVMSAIERFEMEMRGVAGVQSVVSVPSLAKISIAAFNEGNPRWGALPRSSDGLTQGASAFDPDNGMNTENCQAIQVLIYTANHEGKTIAHIVDEIKRLSAENRTPNVAFKLAGGNVGVMAATNEAVGDAEVAMLLSIFAAITLLCLVTFRSWRAVLCIVVPLTVVSILCNAVMASLGIGLKVATLPVITLGVGVGVDYGIYLYERLQHEVRSGASLPDAFAAAMRQRGTAALFTAVTMFIGVGTWAFSALKFQVDMGVLLAFMFLVNLFGAVFLLPALAAWLGVERAERAGRRAGGRVSVTPATAVMRGAVPGANDQATEPATLEHGNPVR is encoded by the coding sequence ATGAACGCTTCGCCCCGTCCTTCGCTTTCCCCCGCTCGGCCCACCCGTTTGTCACGCTTCGTCGAGCGAAGCGCTGACGCCATCATGCGCTATCGGCGCATTCTGCTGGTGCTTTGTCTGGCGCTGACCGTCGCCCTGGGCTGCTCTGCGACGCGGCTTCGCCTCGACCCCGGGTTCAACAAGATGATCCCGATGCAGCACCCGTACATGCAGGTGTTCAACCGCTACGCGAGCGCGTTTCCCGGCGCGAATACGATTCTCGTGAGTCTGCGCTGGAAGGGCCACGGCGATATCTACAACCAGGCGTTCATGGACGACCTGCGCCACGCGACCGACGATGTGTTCTTCATCCCCGGCGTGAATCGCTCGCGCGTGTTTTCGCTATTCACGCCGAACGTGCGTTACACCGAAGTGACCGAAGCCGGTTTTCGCGGTGATGTCGTGGTGCCCGGACAGTTCAGCAGCGCGAATCCCGACGATCTGGCAAAGGTGCGCCGTAACGTCGCGAGGTCAGGACAGATCGGGCGTCTGGTCGGAAACGATCTGCACTCCGCACTGATCCGCGCGGAGCTGCGTGAGACCGATCCCGCCACCGGTAAACATCTGGACTATGGCGCGGTAGCCCGGCAACTGGAGCAGATTCGCGCACGTTATTCGAATCAAGAGGTCGAGGTCGACATCATCGGCTTCTCGAAGCTCGTGGGCGACGTTGAGGCGGGCATCAGCGGCGTGGTCGGCTTCTTTGCGCTCGCGTTCCTGATCACCGCGGCGCTGCTGTTCGCCTACACGCGTTCGGCGAAGACCACCGCGCTCGCGCTGTTCGTCGCATTGCTGCCGGTGGTGTGGCTGCTCGGGGCGTTGCCGATCATTGGTCTGGGCATCGATCCGTTGTCAATACTCGTACCGTTCCTGATTTTCTCGATCGGCGTGTCGCACGCGGTGCAGATGACCAATGCGTGGAAGCAAGCGCTCGTGACCGGCATGTCGTCTACCGATGCCGCGCGTGACGCATTCCGCAACCTGTTCGTGCCCGGTACCGTGGCGCTGCTGACGAACGCGCTGGGGTTCATGGTGATCATGCGCATCCAGATCGAGATCGTGCGTGAACTGGGCGTCACCGCCTGCCTCGGCGTGCTGTTGATGATCGTCACTAACAAGGTGTTTCTGCCAATCCTGCTGTCGTACACCCGTCTTGAAGCGGGCACGCTGGCACGCGCGCAGCGCCAAGCTGCGGTGGGCGGCAGCCGGGTGTGGACGCGCATCGCGACCTTTGCCCGGCCTGCGCCTGCACTAGGCGTATTCGCGATTACGCTGGTGCTGCTCGCATTCGGCGCGAAAGCGTCGCGCAACCTGCAGATCGGCGATATTGGCTCGGGCGCGCCGGAATTACGCAGCACGTCGCGCTATAACCTCGACAATGCGCGCATCACGAGCCAGTACAACATCGGCGTGGATGCGTTGGCGGTGATCGTGGAGACCACGGGTTTCGACGATGCCTGCCTGCACTATCCGGTCATGAGCGCGATCGAGCGCTTCGAGATGGAGATGCGGGGCGTGGCTGGCGTGCAGTCGGTGGTGAGCGTACCGTCGCTCGCAAAGATATCTATTGCCGCGTTCAACGAAGGCAATCCGCGCTGGGGCGCGCTGCCGCGCTCGAGCGACGGCCTCACGCAAGGCGCGAGCGCGTTCGATCCCGATAATGGCATGAACACTGAGAACTGCCAGGCGATCCAGGTGCTGATCTATACGGCGAATCACGAAGGCAAAACGATCGCGCACATTGTCGACGAGATCAAAAGGCTGTCCGCCGAGAACCGTACGCCGAACGTCGCATTCAAGCTCGCAGGCGGCAACGTTGGCGTGATGGCGGCAACCAACGAGGCGGTAGGAGACGCCGAGGTGGCAATGCTGCTGTCCATCTTCGCCGCTATTACGCTGCTGTGTCTCGTGACGTTCCGCTCGTGGCGGGCGGTGCTGTGCATCGTGGTGCCGCTGACGGTCGTGTCAATTCTGTGTAACGCGGTGATGGCTTCGCTCGGCATCGGCCTGAAGGTGGCGACGTTGCCGGTCATCACACTCGGCGTCGGGGTGGGTGTCGACTACGGCATCTATCTTTATGAACGTCTTCAGCATGAAGTGCGCTCGGGCGCCAGCTTGCCCGACGCGTTTGCCGCGGCGATGCGCCAGCGCGGCACGGCGGCGCTGTTTACTGCGGTGACGATGTTCATCGGCGTGGGGACGTGGGCGTTCTCCGCGTTGAAGTTTCAGGTTGATATGGGCGTACTGCTCGCGTTCATGTTCCTCGTCAACCTGTTCGGCGCGGTGTTCCTGCTGCCGGCGCTTGCCGCGTGGCTCGGTGTCGAGCGGGCAGAGCGGGCAGGGCGGCGCGCAGGCGGGCGTGTAAGCGTTACACCGGCCACGGCAGTTATGCGTGGCGCGGTTCCGGGGGCTAACGACCAGGCCACCGAGCCGGCCACGCTGGAACATGGCAATCCGGTGCGTTAG
- a CDS encoding YCF48-related protein, producing the protein MKTTIPGLLMSAAVLGAALFAFAPRPLPAFAATTIQANHLQINGLAKAGTRLVAVGERGVVLLSDDAGASWRRAAVSPDEASTLTEVFFVSPRIGVAVGHDGWIVRTVDGGEHWTEVHFERKRSDPLLSVWGNADGQVFVTGSFGQLFESRDAGATWTETKTPAGDRHLNAITGDGHGRLLIAGETGTLLRSTDGGATWQKRPVPYEGSLFGALMLADGDWLVYGMRGNVLRSTDQGDTWTHIDSRVGTSYFGATQLADGELVLVGQGGAIVTSRDGGQTFAVRKVGGVQSLAAVLDAGHGELALGGEAGVALLPLTPTAVPTLPTPAAHGVAPS; encoded by the coding sequence ATGAAAACAACGATTCCCGGTTTGCTGATGTCGGCAGCGGTCCTGGGTGCGGCGCTGTTTGCGTTCGCGCCGCGTCCGCTGCCTGCATTCGCCGCGACGACCATTCAGGCTAACCATCTGCAGATCAACGGTCTGGCCAAGGCGGGCACGCGGCTTGTGGCGGTCGGCGAGCGCGGTGTTGTCCTGCTGAGCGACGACGCAGGCGCTTCGTGGCGGCGCGCAGCCGTTTCGCCCGACGAAGCATCAACACTCACGGAAGTGTTTTTTGTGTCGCCGCGTATCGGCGTTGCGGTCGGCCATGACGGCTGGATCGTGCGTACCGTTGATGGCGGTGAGCACTGGACCGAAGTGCATTTCGAACGTAAGCGTTCAGACCCGTTGCTGTCGGTATGGGGCAATGCGGACGGGCAAGTATTTGTCACGGGCAGCTTCGGACAACTGTTCGAATCGCGCGATGCCGGTGCAACGTGGACTGAAACCAAGACCCCGGCGGGCGATCGTCATTTGAACGCGATCACGGGCGACGGACATGGGCGTCTTCTGATCGCGGGCGAAACCGGCACGCTGCTGCGCTCAACCGATGGGGGCGCCACCTGGCAGAAACGCCCGGTGCCGTACGAAGGGTCGCTATTCGGTGCGCTGATGCTCGCCGACGGCGACTGGCTCGTGTACGGGATGCGCGGCAACGTGCTGCGCAGCACGGATCAGGGGGACACGTGGACTCACATCGATAGCCGCGTCGGGACGTCGTACTTCGGTGCGACCCAGCTTGCCGACGGCGAGCTGGTGCTGGTCGGACAGGGCGGTGCGATCGTGACGTCGCGCGACGGCGGGCAAACCTTCGCGGTGCGCAAGGTGGGCGGTGTGCAGAGTCTTGCCGCCGTGCTCGATGCGGGGCACGGCGAACTGGCGCTTGGCGGCGAGGCAGGAGTGGCCTTGTTGCCGCTCACGCCGACGGCGGTTCCTACGCTGCCTACGCCTGCCGCGCATGGCGTTGCGCCCTCCTGA
- a CDS encoding acetyl-CoA C-acyltransferase, producing the protein MNEAVIVSVARTPIGKAYRGVFNDTEAPALGGHVVRAAVERAQLLPADIDDVLMGCAAQQGTQGYNIGRLAAIAAGLPASVAGMAMDRMCSSGLMTIASAAQSVMCGDARIVVAGGVESITLTQNKHKNAYRARSDAVLTHQPAAYMAMIETAEVVSRRYGISRAAQDEYALQSQQRTAAAQAAGRFDEEIVPFDAQRALFDKEGTPVGSESVRATRDECNRADTTAASLAALKPVWGGGEAVAQGEFITAGNASQLSDGAAAVVVMSAAEAKQRGLAPLGIYRGLAMAGCEADEMGIGPALAVPKLLARHRLTTNDIGLWEMNEAFACQVIYCRDQLGIPADRLNVDGGAIAVGHPFGMSGTRMTMHGLLEARRRGVRYVVVTMCIGGGMGAAALFEAAA; encoded by the coding sequence ATGAACGAAGCGGTCATCGTCTCGGTTGCGCGCACACCGATCGGCAAAGCGTACCGGGGCGTGTTCAACGACACTGAAGCGCCGGCCTTGGGCGGCCATGTAGTGCGTGCCGCCGTCGAGCGTGCGCAGCTCCTCCCCGCCGACATCGACGACGTGTTGATGGGCTGCGCCGCGCAGCAGGGCACGCAAGGCTACAACATTGGCCGCCTTGCGGCGATCGCGGCGGGTTTGCCCGCATCGGTGGCGGGTATGGCGATGGACCGGATGTGTTCATCGGGCTTGATGACAATTGCCAGCGCGGCGCAGAGCGTGATGTGCGGCGATGCGCGCATTGTCGTGGCGGGCGGTGTCGAGTCGATCACGCTGACGCAAAACAAGCACAAGAACGCGTACCGCGCGCGCTCGGACGCGGTGCTCACGCATCAGCCGGCGGCGTACATGGCGATGATCGAGACGGCGGAAGTGGTGTCGCGCCGCTATGGCATCTCGCGTGCGGCCCAGGACGAATACGCGTTGCAAAGCCAGCAGCGCACGGCGGCGGCGCAGGCGGCAGGGCGCTTTGACGAAGAGATCGTGCCATTCGATGCACAGCGTGCGCTGTTCGATAAGGAAGGCACGCCGGTGGGCAGCGAAAGCGTGCGTGCCACGCGCGACGAATGCAACCGTGCGGACACGACGGCTGCGAGCCTCGCTGCACTGAAACCTGTGTGGGGCGGCGGTGAAGCGGTGGCTCAAGGCGAGTTCATTACAGCGGGCAATGCGTCGCAACTGTCGGACGGCGCGGCTGCGGTGGTGGTCATGAGCGCCGCTGAGGCAAAACAGCGAGGGCTTGCGCCGCTTGGTATCTATCGCGGCCTCGCGATGGCCGGCTGCGAAGCGGACGAAATGGGCATCGGCCCCGCGCTTGCCGTGCCGAAGCTGCTGGCACGCCATCGCCTGACGACGAACGACATCGGCCTGTGGGAGATGAATGAGGCATTCGCTTGCCAGGTCATCTACTGTCGCGACCAGCTCGGCATTCCCGCGGATCGCCTGAACGTCGACGGCGGTGCGATCGCCGTCGGCCACCCGTTCGGCATGTCGGGTACGCGAATGACGATGCATGGCTTGCTTGAGGCGAGGCGGCGTGGCGTGCGTTATGTGGTCGTGACCATGTGTATCGGCGGTGGCATGGGCGCCGCCGCACTCTTCGAAGCAGCGGCTTAG
- a CDS encoding MaoC family dehydratase codes for MERLIADSQESVEHSATESAAPARVFAHPDQLIAAAGERLGESAWMVVDQARINRFADATLDHQWVHVDSARAQHGPFGACIAHGFLTLSLVNFFLPQIVRIDGARLGVNYGCDKIRFPAPVRVGAQLRGVAQLLRAEAIDGGVQAWIRVSVEIHGENKPGCVADTISRYYL; via the coding sequence ATGGAACGCCTCATTGCTGACTCGCAGGAGAGCGTCGAACACAGCGCGACAGAGAGCGCGGCACCTGCGCGCGTGTTCGCTCATCCGGACCAATTGATTGCCGCCGCCGGTGAGCGCCTTGGCGAAAGTGCGTGGATGGTCGTCGATCAGGCGCGCATCAACCGGTTCGCCGATGCGACGCTCGATCATCAATGGGTCCACGTCGATAGCGCGCGCGCGCAGCACGGCCCGTTCGGCGCGTGTATCGCGCATGGCTTTCTCACCCTTTCGCTCGTCAATTTCTTCCTGCCGCAGATCGTGCGGATCGACGGCGCGCGGTTGGGCGTCAACTACGGTTGCGACAAGATCCGCTTTCCGGCGCCGGTGCGCGTCGGCGCGCAGTTGCGCGGCGTCGCGCAACTGCTGCGCGCCGAAGCGATCGACGGCGGTGTGCAGGCGTGGATTCGCGTGAGCGTCGAGATCCACGGCGAGAACAAACCCGGTTGCGTGGCCGACACGATCAGCCGATATTACCTGTAG